A single region of the Brachypodium distachyon strain Bd21 chromosome 3, Brachypodium_distachyon_v3.0, whole genome shotgun sequence genome encodes:
- the LOC100832460 gene encoding protein RESPONSE TO LOW SULFUR 2 — MAPAIGIAIAAPAGHLGWKKQSNNQQRVAAEGGDVAEVEALRRRNAELEKEVAALRAEAEAARRRAEAAEEAEELLCAQLGDAEGEAAEIARAYHAQVQGLARELAAARAMAAAAARSR, encoded by the coding sequence ATGGCGCCGGCCATCGGCATTGCCATCGCGGCCCCGGCAGGCCATCTTGGGTGGAAGAAGCAGAGCAATAATCAGCagagggtggcggcggagggcggcgacgtggcggaggtggaggcccTGAGGCGGCGGAACGCGGAGCTGGagaaggaggtggcggcgctgcgggcggaggcggaggcggcgcggcggcgcgcggaggcggcggaggaggccgaggagcTGCTCTGCGCGCAGCTGGgcgacgccgagggggaggcCGCCGAGATCGCTCGCGCCTACCACGCGCAGGTCCAGGGGCTCGCCagggagctcgccgccgctcgcgccatggccgccgccgccgcccggagcAGATAG